Proteins encoded within one genomic window of Aerococcus viridans:
- the floA gene encoding flotillin-like protein FloA (flotillin-like protein involved in membrane lipid rafts) — MSSSYGNDTSIWGILILAILILVVLILFFTFVPVGLWVTAYFSGVKVGIGDLVGMRLRRVNPNNIIKPLIKATKAGLTIDLNDLEAHYLAGGDINMVVDALIAAQRANIDLEFEQAAAIDLAGRDVFEAVQVSVNPKVIETPIISAVAMNGIEVRAKAKVTVRANIERLVGGAGESTIIARVGEGIVTTVGSAVTHSDVLENPDVISQTILRKGLDSGTAFEILSIDIADVDVGRNIGAKLQAEQAEADKRIAQAKAEERRAMAVAQEQENIAKTQEMRAKVVEAQSQVPEALAEAFRNGKIGVMDYYNMQNIQADTKMRESLSEGDSEYNSGDQ; from the coding sequence ATGAGTAGTTCGTATGGAAATGACACAAGTATTTGGGGAATTTTGATTTTAGCCATTCTTATTCTAGTCGTTTTAATTTTATTCTTTACCTTTGTGCCAGTTGGCCTTTGGGTAACAGCTTATTTCTCTGGTGTTAAGGTGGGGATAGGCGATTTAGTCGGCATGCGGCTACGTCGGGTAAATCCAAATAACATTATTAAACCTTTGATTAAGGCGACAAAAGCCGGATTAACCATTGATCTAAATGATTTAGAGGCCCACTATTTAGCGGGTGGGGATATCAATATGGTCGTGGATGCCTTAATCGCAGCCCAACGCGCCAATATTGACCTAGAGTTTGAACAAGCTGCAGCCATTGACTTAGCGGGCCGTGACGTATTTGAGGCTGTTCAAGTGTCTGTTAATCCTAAAGTGATTGAAACACCCATTATTTCTGCAGTTGCGATGAATGGGATAGAAGTACGTGCTAAAGCGAAAGTAACTGTACGCGCTAATATTGAACGTTTAGTTGGGGGTGCTGGTGAATCTACTATCATCGCCCGTGTAGGTGAAGGTATTGTTACCACCGTTGGTTCAGCAGTGACACACTCAGATGTTTTGGAAAACCCAGATGTGATTTCACAAACTATTTTGCGAAAAGGTTTAGACTCTGGAACAGCTTTTGAAATCCTATCGATTGATATTGCGGACGTTGATGTAGGCCGTAACATCGGTGCGAAATTACAGGCAGAGCAAGCGGAAGCGGATAAACGAATTGCCCAAGCGAAAGCTGAAGAGCGTCGTGCGATGGCCGTTGCCCAAGAACAAGAAAACATTGCGAAAACGCAAGAAATGCGCGCGAAAGTTGTGGAAGCACAGTCTCAAGTACCAGAAGCCTTAGCTGAGGCCTTTAGAAACGGTAAAATTGGGGTAATGGACTACTACAATATGCAAAATATTCAAGCGGATACGAAGATGCGCGAAAGTCTTTCTGAAGGAGATTCTGAATACAATTCAGGTGATCAATAA
- a CDS encoding NfeD family protein: METVLFSIGILAIIAGMMTRHYMLGGIVGAGSFLLYFGLYDNGSWLSLVLFALGTVLIISEVFLPTYGILGVVGLLIGAWGLMGQTADIGDAVVDLTIGVVVGIVAFYILVKLGYRIPFNDQIVLNTSLNRERGYQSQSVSVADYVSQEAVTLTPLRPTGKATFSDGNILEVMSDNEVIGSDEQVVVVRIRNNQLLVRRVNHE, translated from the coding sequence ATGGAGACAGTATTATTTTCCATTGGTATCCTAGCCATTATCGCTGGAATGATGACGCGTCATTATATGCTTGGAGGCATTGTGGGTGCGGGATCTTTCTTATTGTATTTTGGTTTGTATGACAATGGGTCTTGGTTGTCGCTAGTGCTTTTCGCTTTAGGGACAGTCTTGATTATTTCCGAAGTATTTTTACCTACTTACGGAATATTGGGTGTCGTAGGTTTGTTGATCGGTGCCTGGGGATTGATGGGACAGACTGCTGATATTGGTGACGCGGTGGTAGATTTAACTATCGGTGTTGTTGTGGGTATCGTGGCCTTTTATATTTTAGTCAAGTTGGGTTACCGGATTCCTTTTAACGATCAAATCGTATTGAATACATCTTTGAATCGGGAGAGAGGTTATCAATCGCAGAGTGTGTCTGTTGCGGATTATGTTTCGCAAGAGGCTGTGACGCTTACGCCACTGAGACCGACTGGGAAGGCAACTTTCTCGGACGGGAATATCTTGGAAGTGATGAGTGACAATGAAGTGATTGGTAGTGATGAACAGGTGGTTGTTGTGAGGATTCGTAACAATCAATTATTAGTAAGGAGAGTGAACCATGAGTAG
- the clpB gene encoding ATP-dependent chaperone ClpB, whose amino-acid sequence MANMEMTTTLQEAIANAQQIAMTRKHQEIGIPHMFTALVQPGNFAYDFYEDLNVPMAELTEELNRELDAVPVVQGTNVQYGQGLSRGLGELIQKAQARAEKQGDEFLATEMVLAALNDVAYTDLAKWFKKHQITAKAVEEKIEDLRQGDRVTSKQAEENYEALEKYGVDLVEQVKAGKMDPIIGRDEEIRDVVRILSRKSKNNPVLIGEPGVGKTAIVEGLAQRIVKKDVPDNLKDKTVFSLDMGALISGAKYRGEFEERLKAVLNEVKKADGRIILFIDEIHNIVGAGKTEGSMDAGNLLKPMLARGELHCIGATTLDEYRQYMEKDKALERRFQRVLVKEPSVEDTISILRGLKERYELHHEVTIHDQALVAAAELSDRYITDRYLPDKALDLVDEASAEIRVQMNSLPTELDQERRRLIQLEIEEKALLEEKDEASKRRLADLQEELAEVRERTNQLTMQWQVEKGGMSDINAKRQEIENAKHALEQAENEYNLEEAARLKHAIIPTLEQELADMEKAYHEHADKSADRLVEESVTEDSIAAVVSRVTGIPVNKLVEGEREKLLHLDDTLHTRVVGQDEAVDSVTNAVLRSRAGVQDPNRPLGSFLFLGPTGVGKTELAKALAEAMFDSENNMVRLDMSEYMDKINVTRLIGAAPGYVGYEEGGQLTEAVRRNPYTVVLLDEVEKAHPDVFNILLQILDDGRLTDSQGRIVDFKNTIIIMTSNLGSDALLDGTDENGEIDDEAREAVQSALKMHFRPEFLNRIDDTILFRPLSHNDMDGIVRKMLAQLSDRLASQEIAVTFSDELVSWIGDTAYDPQFGARPLRRFITNQVETPVARAIIAGTISKQHAVNISIDENHEIKFDVTPLVQN is encoded by the coding sequence ATGGCAAACATGGAAATGACTACAACCTTACAAGAGGCAATCGCAAATGCCCAACAAATTGCTATGACACGTAAACATCAAGAAATTGGTATTCCCCATATGTTTACAGCGTTAGTGCAACCTGGAAACTTTGCTTATGACTTTTATGAAGATTTAAATGTGCCAATGGCAGAACTTACAGAAGAATTAAACCGTGAATTAGATGCGGTACCAGTGGTCCAAGGTACAAATGTACAATATGGCCAAGGGCTATCACGTGGTTTGGGTGAATTGATTCAAAAAGCCCAAGCGCGTGCAGAAAAACAAGGTGACGAATTCTTAGCCACCGAAATGGTGCTAGCGGCACTGAATGATGTCGCTTATACAGACCTTGCAAAATGGTTTAAAAAACATCAAATTACCGCCAAAGCAGTAGAAGAAAAAATTGAAGATTTGAGACAGGGTGATCGTGTGACAAGTAAACAAGCAGAAGAAAATTACGAAGCTTTAGAGAAATATGGCGTCGACTTAGTCGAACAAGTTAAAGCAGGTAAAATGGATCCTATCATCGGACGTGATGAAGAAATTCGTGATGTGGTCCGTATCTTGTCTCGTAAATCTAAAAATAACCCGGTCCTAATTGGTGAACCTGGTGTAGGTAAAACCGCTATCGTTGAAGGTTTAGCCCAACGTATTGTAAAAAAAGATGTCCCTGACAACTTAAAAGACAAAACAGTCTTCTCGTTAGATATGGGTGCCTTGATTTCAGGGGCTAAATACCGGGGTGAATTTGAAGAACGGTTGAAAGCAGTCTTAAATGAAGTGAAAAAGGCAGACGGCCGGATTATCTTATTTATCGATGAAATCCACAACATTGTAGGTGCCGGTAAGACTGAAGGGTCAATGGACGCTGGAAACTTACTTAAACCGATGTTGGCTCGTGGCGAATTGCACTGCATTGGTGCCACAACCTTAGATGAATATCGTCAATACATGGAAAAAGACAAGGCTTTGGAACGTCGTTTCCAACGTGTCTTAGTCAAAGAACCAAGTGTTGAAGATACTATTTCAATCTTACGTGGTTTGAAAGAACGGTATGAATTGCACCATGAAGTAACGATACATGACCAAGCTTTAGTAGCGGCAGCTGAATTGTCAGACCGTTACATCACTGACCGGTACTTACCGGATAAGGCCCTTGATTTGGTGGATGAAGCTAGTGCTGAAATCCGCGTGCAAATGAACTCATTGCCAACAGAGTTAGACCAAGAACGTCGTCGTTTAATTCAACTAGAAATTGAGGAAAAAGCCTTACTAGAAGAAAAAGATGAGGCAAGTAAACGCCGGTTAGCTGACCTTCAAGAAGAGTTAGCCGAGGTCCGTGAAAGAACTAACCAATTAACCATGCAATGGCAAGTTGAAAAAGGCGGTATGTCTGATATCAACGCTAAACGTCAAGAAATTGAAAATGCCAAACATGCTTTGGAGCAAGCGGAAAATGAATACAATCTTGAAGAAGCAGCCAGATTAAAACATGCGATTATTCCAACCTTGGAACAAGAATTAGCAGATATGGAAAAAGCCTACCACGAGCATGCAGACAAGAGTGCTGACCGTTTGGTAGAAGAATCTGTAACTGAAGACTCTATCGCCGCAGTGGTTTCAAGAGTGACTGGGATCCCTGTGAATAAATTAGTCGAAGGGGAACGTGAAAAATTACTTCACTTAGATGACACCTTACATACACGTGTGGTAGGTCAAGATGAAGCAGTTGATAGCGTGACAAATGCGGTATTACGTTCACGTGCCGGTGTTCAAGATCCAAACCGTCCGTTAGGTTCATTCTTATTCTTAGGACCGACTGGTGTTGGTAAAACTGAGCTGGCTAAAGCCTTAGCTGAAGCCATGTTTGATTCAGAAAACAACATGGTCCGTCTTGATATGAGTGAATACATGGATAAAATCAATGTGACTCGTTTAATCGGGGCAGCGCCTGGTTATGTTGGTTACGAAGAAGGTGGCCAATTAACCGAAGCTGTACGTCGTAATCCATATACAGTGGTCTTACTAGATGAGGTTGAAAAAGCCCATCCAGATGTCTTCAATATCCTGTTACAAATCTTAGATGACGGTCGTCTAACTGACTCACAAGGTCGGATTGTAGACTTTAAAAATACCATCATCATTATGACAAGTAACTTAGGATCAGATGCCTTGTTAGACGGTACTGATGAGAATGGCGAAATCGATGATGAAGCAAGAGAAGCTGTTCAAAGTGCTTTAAAAATGCACTTTAGACCTGAATTCTTAAACCGTATCGATGACACTATTTTATTCAGACCATTATCACACAATGATATGGACGGTATCGTACGCAAGATGTTAGCACAATTAAGTGACCGCTTAGCTAGCCAAGAAATTGCTGTAACATTTAGTGATGAATTGGTGAGCTGGATTGGTGACACTGCTTATGATCCACAATTTGGTGCACGACCATTGCGTCGTTTCATCACCAACCAAGTGGAAACACCAGTAGCACGTGCCATCATTGCAGGTACGATCAGTAAGCAACATGCAGTGAATATCTCAATTGATGAAAATCATGAAATCAAGTTTGATGTGACACCCTTAGTCCAAAATTAA
- a CDS encoding Y-family DNA polymerase: MFANNVTFDYSKEPSRDILCIDCKSFYASVEAVARDLDPLTTKLVVMSYHDEKGGQSRGSGLILASSPAAKKAFNISNVTRARDLPYPYPEDLVIAQPRMRFYMEKNQEINRIYKSYVDEANHHVFSIDESFLDVTDSFRLFKVNNAYEMAQKIQKDVYDQTGIYTTIGIGDNPFLAKVALDIGAKKEGDMIAEWRYEDVPDTLWQIADLTEVCGIGHRMARRLKGMGINNVYDLAHSSYYVLKDKLGVMGAQLYAHSWGVDRSFLGTPYTTKDKSIGNSQVLPRDYTDKDEIAVVVKEMADQIGTRLRRAGAQTQVVGLGLGYSMGYFDTSGKRGIHKQVKVTPTNQSKVIAEVALYLLSLLYENQVIRHISLYSGNLVYHQAIQLNLFESENNQVADMKTDVIVDTIRKKYGFKSLVYASSLKAGGRAIDRSSLVGGHAGGMAGIEGEAHG; the protein is encoded by the coding sequence ATGTTTGCAAATAATGTAACGTTTGACTATTCAAAGGAACCCAGTCGCGATATTTTGTGTATCGATTGTAAGTCATTTTATGCTTCGGTGGAGGCAGTAGCGCGTGATTTAGACCCACTAACAACAAAATTAGTGGTCATGTCCTATCATGATGAAAAAGGTGGTCAGAGTAGGGGCTCGGGCCTTATTTTGGCTAGCTCACCCGCCGCTAAGAAAGCCTTTAATATTTCCAACGTGACCCGGGCCCGTGATTTACCTTATCCCTATCCAGAAGATTTGGTGATCGCTCAACCGCGTATGCGGTTTTATATGGAGAAGAATCAAGAGATTAATCGGATCTATAAAAGCTACGTGGACGAAGCCAACCATCACGTATTTTCAATAGATGAGAGTTTCCTAGATGTGACGGATTCATTTCGCCTATTTAAGGTGAATAATGCATACGAAATGGCTCAGAAAATACAAAAGGATGTCTATGACCAGACCGGCATTTATACCACGATTGGCATTGGCGATAACCCGTTTCTAGCCAAAGTGGCCTTAGATATTGGCGCGAAAAAGGAGGGCGATATGATTGCTGAATGGCGGTATGAGGATGTGCCGGATACCCTATGGCAGATTGCTGATTTAACAGAAGTCTGCGGTATTGGCCACCGAATGGCCCGCCGGCTAAAGGGGATGGGTATTAATAATGTCTATGACCTCGCCCATTCTTCTTATTACGTATTAAAAGATAAATTAGGGGTCATGGGTGCCCAACTTTATGCCCATTCGTGGGGCGTGGACCGGTCTTTTCTCGGCACCCCTTATACCACAAAGGACAAGTCCATTGGCAACAGTCAAGTGCTACCAAGAGACTACACCGATAAGGATGAAATTGCTGTCGTCGTCAAGGAAATGGCTGACCAAATTGGTACCCGTTTAAGACGAGCTGGCGCGCAAACCCAAGTCGTCGGTCTTGGCTTAGGCTATTCTATGGGCTACTTTGATACAAGTGGTAAAAGGGGTATTCATAAGCAAGTCAAGGTAACACCGACCAATCAAAGTAAGGTGATTGCTGAAGTGGCCTTGTACCTGCTGTCCTTACTTTATGAAAACCAAGTCATCCGGCATATTTCTTTATACAGTGGCAACCTTGTTTACCATCAAGCAATTCAATTAAATTTATTTGAAAGTGAAAATAATCAAGTAGCGGACATGAAAACAGATGTGATTGTAGATACCATCCGTAAGAAATACGGTTTTAAGAGTTTGGTCTATGCCTCGTCTCTTAAAGCTGGCGGTCGGGCAATTGACCGGTCTAGTTTGGTCGGCGGACATGCTGGTGGTATGGCGGGTATCGAAGGTGAGGCGCATGGCTAA
- a CDS encoding LURP-one-related/scramblase family protein: MKLYMKNQLLSLKRDFNLKNEDGDPVYKIKNKWLSIGQQFRIIDLAQDKEVAQVKEQMIDLMPTVDVYDENNDKVAEIRKKVSLFRDNYKVTSLDWNVKGNILDFDFRITDENGDQIARIDRKLISIRDTFVIDIEDHVPADVVPIILGVVMAIDLVVEREEE, from the coding sequence GTGAAATTATATATGAAAAACCAATTACTATCGTTGAAACGCGACTTTAATTTGAAGAATGAAGATGGCGATCCTGTTTATAAAATCAAGAATAAATGGCTGTCAATTGGCCAACAATTTCGCATTATTGACCTAGCTCAGGATAAAGAAGTGGCGCAAGTGAAAGAGCAAATGATTGATTTGATGCCAACGGTCGATGTGTATGATGAAAATAATGACAAGGTAGCTGAAATCCGCAAGAAGGTTTCCTTATTTAGAGATAACTACAAGGTCACGTCATTGGATTGGAATGTGAAGGGGAATATTCTTGATTTTGATTTCCGTATTACGGATGAAAATGGCGACCAAATTGCCCGTATCGACCGTAAGTTGATTTCAATTCGCGATACTTTTGTGATTGATATCGAAGACCATGTGCCGGCTGACGTGGTGCCGATTATTTTAGGTGTGGTAATGGCGATTGACTTAGTAGTTGAGCGCGAAGAAGAGTAA
- a CDS encoding (S)-acetoin forming diacetyl reductase has protein sequence MVKVAIVTGAGQGIGLAIAKRLHADGFKIGIVDYNPETAEAAVAEFPEGDAIAAGADVSKREQVFEAFDKIAAHFGDLNVVVNNAGVAPTTPLETITQEMFDQVYGINVAGVIWGAQAAQKHFKAFGHGGRIINATSQAGVLGNPELALYSGSKFAVRGITQVLARDLAQDDITVTAYAPGIVKTPMMFGIAHEVGVNAGKDDEWGMNQFAQNITLKRLSEPEDVANVVAFLAGPDSTYITGQTIVVDGGMVFH, from the coding sequence ATGGTAAAAGTTGCGATTGTTACAGGTGCTGGTCAAGGGATTGGGTTAGCGATTGCTAAACGTCTACATGCAGATGGCTTTAAAATTGGTATTGTTGATTATAATCCCGAAACAGCTGAAGCTGCTGTAGCCGAATTCCCAGAAGGTGATGCTATTGCTGCAGGCGCAGATGTGTCTAAACGTGAACAGGTATTTGAAGCATTTGATAAAATTGCAGCACATTTTGGTGATTTAAATGTAGTTGTCAATAATGCGGGTGTTGCACCGACAACACCATTAGAAACAATTACCCAAGAAATGTTCGACCAAGTATATGGTATCAACGTAGCAGGTGTAATCTGGGGTGCACAAGCTGCTCAAAAACACTTCAAAGCCTTCGGTCACGGTGGTCGAATCATCAATGCTACGTCACAAGCAGGGGTATTGGGTAACCCTGAATTAGCTTTATACTCAGGCTCAAAATTTGCAGTCCGCGGTATTACACAAGTATTAGCCCGTGACCTAGCTCAAGATGATATTACTGTGACAGCATACGCACCTGGTATCGTGAAGACACCAATGATGTTTGGTATCGCTCACGAAGTAGGAGTCAATGCAGGTAAAGACGATGAGTGGGGTATGAATCAATTCGCACAAAACATTACCCTTAAACGTCTATCAGAACCAGAAGATGTAGCCAACGTAGTAGCATTCCTAGCTGGACCAGACTCAACATATATTACAGGTCAAACAATCGTTGTTGATGGTGGTATGGTCTTCCACTAA
- a CDS encoding transcriptional regulator yields the protein MANQFYSNSQSYTEIEQNVLDYIASYQTDLKDLNIQKLAYETLTSKSTIFRLTKKL from the coding sequence ATGGCAAACCAGTTCTATTCCAACAGTCAAAGCTATACTGAAATTGAACAAAATGTATTAGATTATATTGCCAGTTATCAAACTGATTTAAAAGATTTGAACATACAAAAATTAGCATATGAAACTTTAACTTCAAAATCAACAATTTTTAGATTAACGAAAAAGCTATGA
- a CDS encoding metal-sensitive transcriptional regulator, whose product MEYDKKIVNRLKRSDGQLHGVLNMMEEGKDCVDIVTQLSAVRSSIDRAISLIVAENLVECVQENIKDGSTGEERIQQAIQLLMKSR is encoded by the coding sequence ATGGAATACGATAAAAAAATTGTGAATCGCTTGAAACGTTCTGACGGTCAATTGCATGGCGTTTTGAATATGATGGAAGAAGGAAAAGATTGCGTGGATATTGTGACTCAATTATCAGCGGTTCGCTCTAGTATTGATCGTGCGATTAGTTTAATTGTTGCCGAAAATTTAGTAGAATGTGTGCAAGAAAATATTAAAGATGGTAGCACAGGTGAAGAGCGTATTCAACAAGCAATTCAGTTACTAATGAAGAGTCGCTAG
- a CDS encoding rhodanese-like domain-containing protein, whose protein sequence is MYNSISMSEFEQKWKENNLPLVDVREIDEWENGHLDGAIHVPLSNLSAEKNKLDKSQEYYVMCHSGARSSMACQQLAQEGYNVINVMGGISAWNGEIV, encoded by the coding sequence ATGTATAATTCAATATCAATGTCAGAATTTGAACAAAAATGGAAAGAAAATAATCTTCCTTTAGTAGACGTTAGAGAAATCGACGAATGGGAAAATGGTCACCTGGACGGCGCAATCCATGTTCCTTTAAGTAATCTTTCAGCTGAAAAAAATAAATTGGATAAAAGCCAAGAGTATTATGTAATGTGCCACTCTGGAGCACGTTCTTCAATGGCTTGTCAACAATTAGCACAAGAAGGATACAACGTGATAAATGTAATGGGCGGAATTTCTGCTTGGAACGGAGAAATTGTTTAA
- a CDS encoding FAD-dependent oxidoreductase, whose protein sequence is MRIVIIGGVAGGMSAATRLRRLNETAEIIVLEKGPYVSFANCGLPYYVAGEIDERTDLLVQTPETLQARFDLDVRPNSEAISIDSDNKEVVVKTDQETYTLGYDKLILSPGAKPFIPQAKGLEEAENIFTLRSVPDVDAIANFINIHNSKKAVVIGAGFIGLEMAESLAQRGIEVTIVEKAPHVLPPFDEEMAAYITKELVANGIKLYTGLAAESFEEKGKIVVLENGERLESDITLMSVGVKPETTVALTAGVETGLRGGIVVDDQYETSQKDIYAVGDAIVVKQQINGEDTMIALASPANRQGRQVADVISGLDRKNKGSIGTAIVRVFKMAAASTGLNERQLQQADEAYEVIHIQGKSHAGYYPNAKTIVLKLLFHPTTGKIYGAQAIGEDGVDKRIDIIATAIKAGMTVQELPELEFTYAPPFGSAKDPVNMAGYVALNLMEGISESIQWYELEDKQAEGYLLLDVRNEGELKSNGRLKGAINIPLDSLRDRMAELPKDQPIIVSCHSGLRSYAAERILKQNGYQAKNLDGAFALYSTVKPEKVVK, encoded by the coding sequence ATGAGAATAGTCATTATAGGTGGTGTAGCAGGCGGAATGTCTGCCGCTACAAGGTTAAGACGGTTGAATGAAACAGCAGAAATTATCGTGTTAGAAAAAGGGCCCTATGTGTCATTTGCTAATTGTGGTTTGCCTTATTATGTCGCTGGAGAAATTGATGAACGGACGGACTTGTTAGTTCAAACGCCAGAAACGTTGCAAGCAAGATTCGATTTAGATGTGCGGCCAAATAGTGAAGCTATTTCTATCGATTCCGATAATAAAGAAGTGGTCGTAAAAACCGATCAAGAAACATACACGCTGGGGTATGATAAATTAATCTTATCCCCAGGAGCAAAACCATTCATTCCACAAGCAAAGGGATTAGAAGAAGCAGAGAATATATTTACCTTACGTTCCGTTCCTGATGTCGATGCGATTGCCAACTTTATCAATATACACAACTCTAAAAAAGCAGTTGTCATAGGTGCTGGGTTTATCGGGCTAGAAATGGCAGAAAGTTTAGCCCAACGAGGAATAGAAGTTACTATTGTGGAGAAAGCACCACATGTACTACCACCTTTTGATGAAGAAATGGCAGCTTATATAACGAAAGAATTAGTAGCTAATGGTATAAAATTGTATACAGGGTTGGCAGCTGAATCATTTGAAGAAAAAGGTAAAATCGTAGTATTGGAAAATGGAGAACGCTTGGAGAGTGATATCACTTTAATGTCTGTCGGTGTAAAACCGGAAACAACGGTAGCTTTAACAGCCGGTGTCGAAACAGGTTTACGCGGTGGGATAGTCGTTGATGACCAATATGAAACTAGTCAAAAAGATATTTACGCTGTGGGGGATGCGATTGTCGTTAAACAACAGATCAACGGAGAAGACACAATGATTGCATTGGCTTCGCCAGCTAACCGACAAGGCCGTCAAGTGGCTGATGTCATTAGCGGATTAGACCGTAAAAATAAAGGTAGCATAGGGACAGCGATTGTACGAGTGTTCAAAATGGCAGCAGCGTCGACTGGTTTGAATGAACGCCAATTGCAACAAGCTGATGAGGCGTACGAAGTGATACACATTCAAGGAAAAAGTCATGCTGGCTATTATCCTAATGCAAAAACTATTGTATTAAAGTTATTGTTTCATCCGACCACAGGTAAAATTTATGGTGCTCAAGCCATCGGAGAAGATGGTGTAGATAAACGGATTGATATCATTGCTACAGCTATTAAAGCCGGAATGACGGTACAGGAGTTGCCGGAATTAGAGTTCACTTATGCCCCTCCATTTGGTTCTGCTAAAGATCCTGTTAATATGGCTGGTTATGTAGCTTTAAATCTTATGGAAGGCATTAGTGAGTCTATTCAATGGTATGAATTAGAAGACAAGCAAGCAGAAGGATATTTACTGCTAGATGTTCGAAATGAAGGTGAACTGAAATCCAACGGCCGCTTAAAAGGTGCAATCAATATTCCTTTAGATAGTTTGCGAGACCGCATGGCGGAGTTGCCCAAAGATCAACCGATTATTGTCAGCTGTCACAGTGGACTGCGTAGCTATGCAGCAGAAAGAATATTGAAACAAAATGGCTACCAAGCCAAAAATTTAGATGGCGCATTTGCTCTTTACTCAACTGTAAAACCAGAAAAGGTGGTAAAATAA
- a CDS encoding rhodanese-like domain-containing protein, which translates to MFFKKMPTISTTELEKKLTDKPQIIDVREPHEFKNGHIPGAKNLPLSKVANYTPKGQVYVVCQSGMRSKRATKMLLKQGHDAINVRGGMMAWTGATKGGKN; encoded by the coding sequence ATGTTTTTTAAAAAAATGCCTACGATTTCAACCACTGAATTGGAAAAGAAATTAACCGATAAACCGCAAATTATTGACGTGAGAGAACCACATGAATTTAAAAATGGTCATATTCCAGGAGCTAAAAATCTGCCATTGTCTAAAGTTGCTAACTACACGCCTAAAGGTCAAGTTTATGTAGTGTGTCAATCGGGAATGCGTAGTAAACGAGCAACGAAAATGTTACTGAAACAAGGGCATGATGCTATCAACGTCCGTGGTGGCATGATGGCCTGGACAGGCGCAACAAAAGGAGGTAAGAATTAA
- the trxA gene encoding thioredoxin, whose translation MTVKVTDSTLASEVQDGITLVDFWAPWCGPCKMLGPVLEELAAEFASKIKMAKLNIDENNVTASQLGVISIPTMVLYKDGQPVEKIVGYQPKELLKEYLTEKVTIK comes from the coding sequence ATGACAGTAAAAGTAACTGATAGCACTTTAGCATCCGAAGTACAAGACGGGATTACACTAGTCGATTTTTGGGCGCCTTGGTGTGGACCATGTAAAATGCTAGGACCAGTATTAGAAGAATTAGCAGCAGAGTTTGCATCTAAAATTAAAATGGCAAAATTGAATATTGACGAAAATAATGTAACAGCCAGTCAACTGGGTGTCATTAGCATTCCGACTATGGTTTTATATAAAGATGGTCAACCGGTTGAAAAAATAGTCGGTTATCAACCTAAAGAATTACTGAAAGAGTATTTAACGGAAAAAGTAACCATAAAATAA